CTCCATGATCATGCCGTTCTACAAGGGCCCGCTCCTCAGGCTGTGGGCCTCGCCCATCCACTGGCGGTTCGCCGAGAACGCCacgtcgggcgcggcggcgcccgcggcggggcacgccgccgtcctcggcgACGTCCTCATCATCCTCAGCTGCGCCGCGTGGGCCGTCTGGTTCATCATACAGACCAAGATGTCGGAGCGGTTCTCGGCGCCGTACACGAGCACGACCATCATGTGCCTGATGGCCGGCGCGCAGTGCGCCGGCGTCAGCGCCGCCATGGACAGGACTGTCGCCGTGTGGAAGCTCGGCTTCGACATCAGGCTCTACTCCGTGCTCTACATCGTAATTAAGCTGACACCCAACACATCCAAAGCCGCGATTCAcgtttccttttttctctgaCGCGAGAGCTGTTCATGGTGATGATGCGGTGCAGGGCGTGGTCGGGTCGGGGATCGCGTTCGCGCTCATGTCGTGGTGCATCCAGGTGCGCGGGCCGCTGTTCGTGTCCATGTTCAGCCCGCTgatgctcgtcgtcgtcgccgtcgtcggctgGGCCATCCTCGACGAGAAGATACACGTCGGCAGGTACCGTCGACTCGCGttgtctccggcgccggcgatccTCTGCACGAACGTACGTGCCAGTGCAACTGACCGCTACCTACTCTCTGCAGCGCGATCGGGTCCGTCCTCATCGTCGCCGGGCTGTACGTGGTGCTGTGGGGGAAGGCAAGGGAGATGGACTCGCCGGCCGAcctcgacggcgtcggcgtcggcggcgtggAGCTGCACGGCAAGAaggacgccgacgccgcgacGCTGCCGGTGttctgcaccaccaccaccaccacgacgaCGGCTCCCAAGCACGAAACCACCCGAAACGGCTGCACCAACTGACTGCACGCAAACGCAACACGTCTCACGGGAAGTTCCATGTGTAGGAGCAACTGGAGTGAGTACGTGCATCTGATCTTGCTAGCGATATTGGGGTTTGGGATATAGACATTCGCAGCTAGTTTGTTAGCTAGgtaaaaggagggaaaaatgTTGGGAGCTGTGAGAGTGTACCTGTGTGGAGGGATCGATGGTTTGGTGGCTTGCTTTTCTTGACATTAAAATGGAGTGGTATTTGGGTTCATCATCGGGCTTAACCAGAGTTGGGCCTCCAGAAGTCTGGAGGCCGTGCTCCGCAGTTTTTGGGAAGCCGACCGACCGCTTGGTCTTAGACTAGTGATATGTCCGTGCGTTTAACGGGTCTTAAATAGATCATATAAAACGGCTTAACttgaaaacatatttaataatcatgtacTCCGTACATTATTTGTGTGaagtatatgtttaaattgGCTAAGTTACCGTGCATTGCAACGGgagaaattaaaatagtgaaCACTAATTATCAAATGATTACCATGGTAAACAATATTTGGGGTCAATATCAGGGAGTGTTGGCAAAGGTTCTAAGGcctttgtttagttctcaaaaatttttttctaaaaacatcacatcgaatttttggacacctaaataaaacaattaacatagatgaaccaaaaaattaattgcacagttacagaagaaatgttaagatgaatcttttgagcctaattagtcaatgattagccataagtgctacagtaaccaatatgtgctaatgactgattaattaagctcaaaagattcgtctcacagtttctaggctagccatgaaattcgttttttcatttgtgtccgaaaaccccttccacaTTCGGTCAAGCATTTGACgggacacttctcccaaaaattatctcaatctaaacaccccctaaatgAAAGAGAAGTGTACACGCGTGGCATCAGAAAGTAAAGACCTCAATCTttccatttatatttatacttataagccaaaatttaaatttttaatttaaatatatagtcaATTTTATAGGGTTTTTTACCGGACTTTATTATTCAGccttatcttttatattactCAGAATacatagataattttttatccagagattattttttatttgtaaatatatagtttaactttttctataaaacacataaacaatcacccaaCTATATTTAACGGTGATTGAACCGTTGGTTTTTGTTGGTTCGTACCATGTATTCTGGTTTACCCTTTTCTGTTTTAGGAATGGATAACTAGTTTTGGGTCGTAGTGGATGATATCACATGGCCTGTGCTTTGTCCGGGTgtttaggccgcgttcggtaatccgtataagttatcttatccctCTTGTTTTTCGCGCACACGTTTTCCGAaccgatatattttttacaaaatttttctataaaaaagttgttttaataaatcatattagtctatttcatatttttttaataattaattaatcatgtactaatctattgctacgtttctacaccggataagttaacttatccctttACCTAACAAACGCGGCGCATGAACGCGGCTCCATGCGCGACATTGCAACGGATGAAGTCCTTTTTTTGAAGTATTCCAtgttaagatattttttaagccaCAACGGGGTgtcaatatattaattagaaggGGCGACCtcctttcttccttttttatgTTAAGATATAtgacataaattaaaaaagtaaGCATCCTctcagaaatatatttttaatgatgaaTAGCTGATTATTCATTTGGAAATATGTTCcaattttcttcctttttatgTTAAGATATAtgacataaattaaaaagaaagtaaTCGTCCTctcagaaatatatttttaatgatgaaTATGCTGACTATTCATTTGGAAATATATTCGAATTATGTTACTACAGTTAATgaaaaacaacatatataaattatatatggcGGAAAACGGCTTGAACAGAGCCTGCAGTGGACAAAAACCGTGAAAATGGGCTGACAACAGTTCCGCACGATCTTTCATTGGGCCGTTGTTCAAGTGGCTTGGCCTTTTTGTCCAGCCTAACCAGGTCTGCACAGTGGGCTTTttcgatgaaaaataatttgtgaataaaatttatatatatatatatatattcttaacaatctaaaaataaatattgtaaaacaaattgtaatgaaaaaactttaaattcaaggttgaaaatttgtatttttgcttataagcttaataaaaagtgaaaagatattGTGAGAATCATCTCTCCTATTTATAATAGTACAAATACAATATTTAGTTATTCCGATTGTTGAAAAGCAAGCCATAGTACTCGTATAATGGATTTAAAGACTAATAGGCTATCTTTGGGGTGCAGATTAGACAACTTGTAACtagaaaataatcaaatttcatGCCAAACACTAAAATAGTTGGTACAtattgttgacgtcaaaatgtgaacgtgGACGTGTCACGCCTAAATCTTAGAAACCAGTCGTGcaagtcagtttgatcctgtaactgacaagatatgaaaaagacaagaaaaattgtTAAGCCGAAAGCCTCTTTCGGTCGGATAGCCGATATCGATTCAGGACTCTAGCCCATACGTTAAACAATCGACATTACAGGAAGTTCATGatattatatgaaaatatgcCTTATCGGTTGAATTATGAGTAGGATAACCTCTAAATAGTTCAGCCGACTCATttatcttaaaagatcagactcaaccgagacagtattaaGATTAACTAGCCAATCAGACCGATTTAGCACTTATCGCACATGCAATCAGCAGCCGGTAGAACGTTAAACGTGTAAACTAAAGTAAAACTAGATTGTTAGGCCAATTAccagcataaaacaataataaatgacCGTATACATATTCATGTcaaacctagaagatcggactaaatCAAGGCAGTTCAGATTTAATTATAACCATGCATGAAATCAATGTAATATTGCGATGTGTAGGGAATTAACTACCAAACCAGCATAATACATCGACTCACCTGTTAAATCTAGTATATCGGACGAGCTTCTATAGGCAGATCGaaccaaatttatatagatcGAACCAAaacgagacagtatgcagtctaattcgatataactatagaaaacatgaagatctatAAACTTAGCCAGcaaaccgatgaattacttaagataataCTGGCTCGAATTCCAGCAATAAGATCTCACGAGTACTCGATCTGATCTTGCTAAATCAAACTCAGTCGACTAGATTGATCAGACTAAACCGAGGCAGAATCAAGTCAGCCAAATTCATATTAACAAGCCAAATAAAGAACTCGTGAAACCTCGATCGAGAACCTATTACTACTTCGAACCAAGAATGGatcaaaaacaataaaaagcCTCAAGTAAACTCGTCGAACCACCAGATAGGAGATCGAATTAAATTGAGACAGTCCTATCTAGCTGATCGACGAGACGACTATCACGAACTACATTGTGAAGCCGACAAACCTCATGCTGAGAGCTCGCTCCTATTGAAAAAGATTGACGATGCGCCGAATATGTGTTGATCATATGAGTGTTGATGTCTTTACAAAGCTACGGGGTGCTATATTTATACCCCGAGAAATAACTAATCTAACTGGATATAAATCTGTATCTaataactaatctattatacacggactctaattagagataaatcctaaacaaactctaatacGTAGATAAACTAAGTTACATGGACTCTATTCGTGCCCGAGTCTATCTGCATGGTTTCTAGGCTCAATCAGTATGTCTCTCGTCCGAGGCAAACTATATCAGTTGTATCTGAGTCATATTCCAATTAATCCATGTCCGATTGTCCGATTTCCTATCAATTCGGTCATTAATCACGGTTTAATCCCcaataataattttctaaattctagagttaacacatatatacgCCTAAGATGGGCAGCCAGACAAGTAGTCACGTATAGGGTACAACCAATGTTTCACTCATAAACCAAGAAAAATTCGAGTAATACTCTTATCCCATATGTACATGTCTATCATAAATTATagtataaaaacattatatttacatataaatagaaTGTAGTTACACGGTAACTTAAATTCACTCCCTCCAGTTTAATAATTCTTGTCATGCCACTGtcttaaatttatctttgattatatttacatctatatttatatttatatttatatattgaacaAATATATGCTTTTATTATAACTCATCTATACATGTTGTCactttttaaactaaataatctaaaagttattaagagccaaagttttaaaagtttgatcctGAACTTGTCCAAAACAACCATTATTGTgaaactggagggagtaattttcttttttttatatataatcagAAAGGCATGCTTGCTCGGTTAGGACTTAGGAGAGATGTTGCTCTCTTAGCAGCAAAGGTCACTGGATCGACTCCACCGTACTCATCTCTTTGCTTCtccttatatttatacccagaaattaaacttttagtcttaaatttaaaattgtttttaagttttttaattattatttatttttcagtcttgactaGATTACtaagagcatatatatatatatatatatatatatatatatatatagtctgaTTTTGACCTAAAAATATGTCGACAAATCAACAGGAAATTCACTGATCTGACTAGAATTCTATGAAAATAAGATCATATATgtgtaatatttatattttctattgaaaatCAGTAATCTTACTATAATTCTATTGAAATATAATCATGTATGTGCAATATGTATAAGCTCAGTCAGTTGAGATTTAAACCCTATCGAGCGAAGTTTCACACGGCTATCAAgaacaaaaagagaaaaaaaaaagcattgaGAATCTGAAATAATGGGCGCCGCCTTAGCCTTCAAGCCCAATAATCAACCCAGAAATGACAAATCAGAAAGGGGTTAACGAATAAAGGCTCTtcatcgtcgtcttcttcaGGCGTCGTAGAAAGGTCGTCGCCCGGCAGGTCTACGTTCAAACCCCAGCTCGTCACGCTGTTTATTgtgctcgtccgatcgactgatTTGTTTATAAGTTTTGGCCAAAAGCTGGAGACGGATCCATCCAACCCAACAACACAACGCTAAAAACTATCGCTATTGCGGCCACGTGTGTAAATATTCCCCATTTGACCACCCCACCATGCAACGCGCCGCCAACACGACGCGCCTTCCCCTTTCCCCTATATAAGTCCTCGCCCACACCAACCTCTCCCCCCCCATCTCGACTCAAGCTCACTTCACTCACTCCAGCTAAGCTAAGCTCTTCTCGATCCGAAGAATGGACGCGCGGTGtgggtggacggcggcggcggcggagatggcggAGGAGCTGGAGGATGGTTTCCGGAGAGGGCcgtgggcggcggaggaggacgcggTGCTGGCCGGGCACGTGGCGGCGCACGGGGAGGGGCGGTGGAACGAggtggcgcgggcggcggggctGAGGCGGACCGGGAAGAGCTGCCGGCTCCGGTGGCTCAACTACCTCCGCCCCGACGTGCGGCGCGGGGACTTCACCCCGCAGGAGCAGCTGCTCATCCTGGAGCTCCACTCCCGGTGGGGGAACCGCTGGTCCAGGATCGCGCAGCACCTGCCCGGGAGGACGGACAACGAGATCAAGAACTACTGGCGGACCCGGGTGCAGAAGCACGCCAAGCAGCTCGGCTGCGACGTCAACAGCGGCCAGTTCAGGGACGTCATGAGGCACCTCTGGATGCCACGCCTCGTCGAGAGGATccaggcggccgccgccgccgcaacggcgcTGGCCACCTCGCCGGACGAGCACGCCGCGCCGGCTGTTGCTCACGGCGACATGTGCCACTCACCCGACCCGTCAACGACGACGATGTCGAGCACCGGCACCTCCGCGGGGTCGTCTTCAACGTCGTCGTCGATAACGTCCACGTCGGTGCCGCGCGGCGAGCAGTTCCCGTCGTCGACGAACCAGGAGCACCTGGCCATGGCCAGCGTcaccgccgtggcggcggcggattgGTCGAGCGAGCAATACGGCAGCGCGAGCACCGGGTTCGGTGCTGATGACATGTTCGAGGGGAGCTGGTCGGAGCTCCTCGCTCGCGcctacgacgacgacggcgctgaTTCTTCGCTGCTGCCGGACTTCCAAACGGCAGAAACCGGAGACAATTGGTGGAGTTTGGAGGACGACATCTGGTCGCAGAGGCCGTACTgataattaattcaattatgtGCTAAGTACACTACGGAGTACATAGCTCTTATGAATGAccaagttaatttatttgtaatactATTACTGATTGATCTTAGTGAACAAAATGACGAAGCAAACGGCTAATTTGTCGCTTCaatcttggtttttagataGTTAGATATACGTgtataaaattgtatttttcgtttataaatatatcgtttgttttATGGAAAAACCAACGATCACCCTCGTACAAATTGACAAAGCAAGGGCTCTATCTGAAATGGTCAACTGGAGGAAATAAATCTATTATTCGAAGATAACCGGGACTTACTCAAAGACAAAAGGgtagaataataataattgcaAGCTATACATGAGGCAAATAAAGAATTCGGGCTCGATCTTGGCTAGATGTCGTTACACTTAGGCgctgtttagtttcaaaaatttttcccaaaaacattatatcgaatctttgaataactaaatgaagcattaaatatatataaacattaaaactaattacatagttatggggaaaatcgtgagaggaatcttttgagtctaattaggacgtgattagctataagtgctacagtaaccaataagtactaatgacggattaattagactcaaaagattcgtctcgcagttttcagacgaaatctaaaatttgttttgtaattagactgtgtttaatactttaaatgtgtgtttaaaaacttgatgtgatgtttttgcaaaaaaaattttgtaaactaaacaaggccttataaACTTACATTATAGCGTTCTCTTGTTTCTAGAATGTGGTATACTGGTAGTCAAATTCTACGACAAGCGTTGATGGATTAGCTAGTGTGACTTGGGCCGTATTCGGTATGAAGTaagataagttaatttattcgGCGTGAAagacgtagtaatagattagtacatgattatataattatattataaaaaatatgaaatagactaatatgatttttaaagcaacttttcccCAAATTCAAATCTCGAGATGACATTGATATGTACAATAATTTCGATCCATATATATGTCTCACCAATATTGTAAGCTCGGGGAGAAAATTAATGTGCcagcaaagctaaaaaaaaaaaactactccctctgcttgtttttatttaaagcGGTTGAGTTCCGGTCTACATGGCGGCAGGAAACAGGAGGAGGAAAAACAAGGGGGAAGACAAAACATGTACCTCTGGTCATCAAGAAACCACCATATGTTGCTCGTGTTGGAGAAGCAACGAACAGTACTCTTTGCTATCACGAGCTCATAGCGGCAACATGCAGATACTCCCATCCGTAAGTACTCTCGTGGATAAAACGGGGGAAGGTAGAATGAAAAACGATCGATCGGTGATTGAATAGTATTACATATAAGCAGCGGCGGATCTCGGATGCAATATATGGATGGTCCGCCCCAATTTTTAACTATGCTAATACATACTATGTAAGTATAAGTAAtaatagaataaataaaaaatataccattatatattaataaaacatattagaacaaataaaattaataagtaaaattaaaaaggtaCCCAAGTAGTCAAGTGGTAACTTAAAACTGTCGCCCAGTGACCCGTTTTATACACCTACAAAATAATTGGTAATTTGGCgcatattttgatatgaaaaacattagaatatatttattcaaattaGCTTCATCTTTACAATTTCAATAGCACTTTGTTCGCTGACGGCGTTGTTCACTAAAAGAATTGCCGATTGCGGGTGGCGGGTGGCGGGGTGAGGAACGGACGAAGCGAAAAATGAGGAGAAGAGGGGCCACGATGCTTCGGTTTCCAACTTTCCATCCACGCCTGTGCGGACTCTTTGATTAACTGAACCGTGATcgttattttctttcttgtatatatatctagtaGTGTTGAtcggtattttttttgttggtccGGATGGTGCTTTGGCTCCGCCAATGCATATAAGTCTTATTATCCGCCATATACGAAACATGAATCCGtctattagtattttttttataatttgatttattaataatacactttaaaaaaacttataattttgtatatttgcacaacaaaattttgaatagacAAATGTTTAAACGtggctttaaaaaattaatggcatcagaaaaaaaaattggagaaaGTATAGATATCATCGGTTCAGTTTACGCATGCGTAATATATATGCGCCCAAACTGTTATTGCATTAATCGTATGCCTTTAGCTTTGTTGCGTGAAAGATACTGTAGGTCGACGGCGCTCAGCCTGTTTCTTACAAGGTAGCGAAAGAAAATTTGTTCTTGTAGCTAAGACATGTATACTTAATTTACCTTCGAAACTCCGTTTACTTTGACATGCACACTGCTGACTATGTGCAAACTTTGACCACTACTAGTTTGTTTAATCGTCTTTATGTATGGTTCGGTTATACTTTATAATGAGCGGAGTACTTATGTTTGACATGTGAATTTGTTAACaaataatatagtatattagCAGTCATAGTTTACACAGTACAGTCAATAGTTGTCAACTAAAAGTAAACGTAGGGATCAGATTTTTATTGTAGCATAGTGTAATAAGAGTACCCCATTAGGTGAACTAGCCCAATTTGACTGTGTGATCGCAACAGTGATCAGGACGAATAATTAATTCAACGTAGAAGAAATCCATGGAATATGGCTGTATGGAAGTTAGAGAGATGAGAGGAGCCAgagtaggtacaatagcaCAAATTTTAGGGCAGAGGAAGCTAGTCCAGAAAATCTAgtgacatatatatgtataactaAAGATTAACTAAAAGTGGCTCTATAAACGGTCGTGTGGCTTAAAGAAACTCTAATGCGAAATGTGACCATCCTAAAGTAATTGGATGAGCTGGATAAAAATTCCaattataacaaataattaaaaatgatgCTTATGTATATGCAGGCTATAAAATCCCAGCAAATTAAACCCTTTTTAGGACATTGTTCCCAGAAGCTACTGCTGAAGTAAAAGAAACTTTCTCGGAGGTAAAATGATCTGAACGGTAAAATAGGGAACTCTACACAACGGTAGAAAGCTCGCTCTTATGATAACCAATCGACAAGAACTACCATAACCGATTTTTCACGTCTGGATATAACAGATTTGGTGGGAttgcaagaaacaaaatttcgTTATCAACTTATCCATTTTATTGGATTAAAAAAGAT
This is a stretch of genomic DNA from Oryza brachyantha chromosome 1, ObraRS2, whole genome shotgun sequence. It encodes these proteins:
- the LOC102722431 gene encoding WAT1-related protein At1g09380-like; its protein translation is MGRDSLPTLAMVMVQLGFAGMNVVSKLALDTGMSPYVLIAYRNIIAAVFLAPFAYYFERKSGMMITKKVLVQIFFSSIFGATLNQVLYFVGLKSTTPTVACALSNTLPALTFAMAAALRMESVRLRAAAGQAKVVGTVVCVGGSMIMPFYKGPLLRLWASPIHWRFAENATSGAAAPAAGHAAVLGDVLIILSCAAWAVWFIIQTKMSERFSAPYTSTTIMCLMAGAQCAGVSAAMDRTVAVWKLGFDIRLYSVLYIGVVGSGIAFALMSWCIQVRGPLFVSMFSPLMLVVVAVVGWAILDEKIHVGSAIGSVLIVAGLYVVLWGKAREMDSPADLDGVGVGGVELHGKKDADAATLPVFCTTTTTTTTAPKHETTRNGCTN
- the LOC102722711 gene encoding transcription factor JAMYB-like, with product MDARCGWTAAAAEMAEELEDGFRRGPWAAEEDAVLAGHVAAHGEGRWNEVARAAGLRRTGKSCRLRWLNYLRPDVRRGDFTPQEQLLILELHSRWGNRWSRIAQHLPGRTDNEIKNYWRTRVQKHAKQLGCDVNSGQFRDVMRHLWMPRLVERIQAAAAAATALATSPDEHAAPAVAHGDMCHSPDPSTTTMSSTGTSAGSSSTSSSITSTSVPRGEQFPSSTNQEHLAMASVTAVAAADWSSEQYGSASTGFGADDMFEGSWSELLARAYDDDGADSSLLPDFQTAETGDNWWSLEDDIWSQRPY